Sequence from the Candidatus Krumholzibacteriota bacterium genome:
TATGCGGCGCGAGTCGACTCTGATCAGAAACGGGATAGAGATACTCGACCGCGTGGAATGTCCCGTTAACTCAGGCTCTGAAAAGACTGCGGAAGGCCGGAAGGAATTCCTCTGGGTCGGCTCTTTCAGAAGACGAAAACGCCCCGAACTCTTTCTGGATCTCGCCCGGGCTGTTCCAGAAGCTGATTTCACGATCATCGGCGGTGGCGGGGACGACCGGGACTTTTACGAAATGATAGCAGCGAACGCCGGATCGATCTCCAACCTGAATTACCCTGGATTCATTGAACCTGAAAAGATCGAAGAGTATTACCGCAGGGCTTACGCTTATATCAACACATCTGTTCTTGAGGGCTTTCCAAACACGTACCTCCATAGCTGGAGGCGCGGCGTTCCTACATTTACGATAGAGATCGATCCTGACAGGATTATCGAAGAGAACGGTATCGGTGAATGCACGGGAAGTTTCGAACGTCTCGTCGAGGCCGTCCGCGAATTATCTTCCGATGAACCGATGAGGACGCGGATGTGCCGGAGGGCTCTTGAATATGTGGCGCGCGAACATGATATCAAGGACAAGGCTGATGAATATATATCTCTGTTCGAATCACTTCTCTGATTTATCGATAATTTTTTCGAACAGGGCTTTCAACCTCTCGCTGTAATTCGCGTCCGAATAATTCTTCTCCATCCATACCCTGGCATTCTTTCCAAGCTCACCGGCGAGATCGTCATCATCGAGCAAACGCAGCACCGCGGCGGCGATATCTTCAGGTGAACCGGCTTCGAGATATTCCCTTCCATCAACCAGGCCCATACCCTCGACGCCAGTGGGAGTGCTTACAACCGGGGTCCCGACAGCGGCAGCTTCGAGCATCCTGATCCTTATCCCACCGCCGAACCTGAGAGGGATAACAAGGACGGAAGCTTCGGCCAGAGAGGAAGAAAGATCACTGACATATCCGCAATATTCAATATTCTCTCCCTTGAGAGATTCCATGTCCACCGGATGAACGCTTCCGACTACATGGAGAACAGCCGAGGGTCTTTTCTTTCTTATAATGGGAAGAACATCGAGTATGAAAAACCGTAGCGCGTCCCTGTTGAAATCGGATAAATGCGTTCCGGTCAGAAGGATCCTGTCTCTTACCCTGATCCTGCCTCTTCTGTCGAAGTGCTTAAGGTCGAGAGATACGGGAAGGGTCTCTATTTGTTTCTTCTTTCCCCTGTACTCTTTCCTGAGAATATCCGCGTCTTTTTCCGTCACGGTCATGATCATATCGAAATTATCGTACGCCTTTTTTTCCGTCCTTTCCCTCATCCGGTCCCTGAACGGAGTCCTCTTTCCGCTCCGCTTTCCCCGCGCGAACTTCAACCTTGAAGGAGCCACCAGATAATCGAGATCAAGAGTCACAAGCAGGTGCCTGAAACGTGGCAGGATAACGGGAAGCATGTAGAGATGCCAGTATGATGATATGATAAGATCAGGGTCTTCAGCACGGGCAAGATCGGCGACCAGCCTGATGTATTTACCGGGAGAAGCGTAACTCACTTCCGGAACGATCCCCTTCAACATATACCTTACTGCGTATCTTATCTTGAAGATCATCCGGCCGGCCAACGACCTCTTGTTCGGAGCGATCATAGACGCGATTTTAAGGTGCTCTTTTTCCTGTTTTCGAAGTGAATCCCTTTCTTCCTCCGTAAATGTCATCGTCACCAGTACGACCTCGTGATCGACAATAAGGCCGTCAACAAGGTTCGTCATCAGACGATCGAAACCCCTCCTGACGGGGTATGGAGAATACGGGACTGCCAGCAGGATCTTCATCTCATCTCCTGTGTCTTTTCTTTTCCGCGCACAAGGGCTTCATACAGTCGAGAGGTGAGCGATACCGACCTTTCGATAGTAAAACGTTCTTTGAATACTTCTAACGATCTTTTCGACATCCTTTCGAGCAGTTCTCTGTCTGACATCAGCCTCTCGACCGATTCGGCCAACCTGCCACTGTCGCCCTCGTCGACAAGGAGCCCTGTCTCACCATCAGAAACAAGCTCCGGTATTCCGAATATATCGCTCGCGACAACGGGGACTCCGAGAGACATCGCCTCGATGATGACATAGGGAGTAGCCTCGAGAGTCGACGGAACAGCGAGAAGATCCGTCCGGGAAAGAAGCCCCATGATATCATCGCTATGGCCGATGAATTCCACCCTGTCGCCGATCCCCGCGCTCTCGACGTATTCCCTGTATTCCTTTTCCATCTCCCCCTCGCCGGCAACAGTGAGCCTTACGCCGCGGGGCAGCTTCGCGATCGCCTCGAATAGCACGAGATGACCCTTCCTCTTGTGGAGCGCGCCGATAATCGTTACTTCAAAGATATCGTCTTGAATTGCTTTGATGGTCTCTCCATCAGGGACTGCCCGGTCTATCCCGTTATATATGACTTCGATCTTATCGGATGGAATGTGATGATTCCTTTCAAGATGTCTTCTGTTATCCTCACTTACAGTGATCACCCGGTCGATCGATCTTGACGTGATGCTTTTTAACAGCATTCCTTTTGTAAATGCGGGAAACATCGGAAGATGCTCCGTTGAAACGACCTTCCCGACACCGGCGAGTCTGGCTACCGGAGCGGCAAGTCCATACCCCGCGTCGTATGAGCCCGGGAGATTGATGTGGAAAATATCAGCTGGATATTTCCTGAGGATCCTGTAGAGCTTTCGCGCGTTCCCGGGCGAAAAAGGCGGCGTGTATCCAAGCGACGAGACTTTGATCCCCGAATCTTCCAGCCACGATCTCAATCTCTTCAGGCCCTCATCGTTATTTATGATGACATGACTCTCGAATCGAGCCGGATCCAGGTGCGAAGCAAGAAGAAAGATATATTTCTCCGCTCCTCCCGTATATGGAGCGTCGCAGAAAAACGCGACTTTAATCTTTTCTGGCCGGTCAATCACGGAAATATTCACCTGTTTTTCGTTTCTCGTCCGCTGTTCGCATCTCCCGGGCCTGTAATATCGATCCTTCCTATAAGGGTCCCGGAAAGAGAATCCCTGTTTCTCAGGTAGTCTTTTATCATTCTATTGGGTAGATACGTCTCCCTTCTGACGATCAGGCCGAGATCGTACCTGCCTGGAGCGATATTATCGGGGAGAACAAAAAAGAGACGCTGGCCGGAATCCTCGCCCGTGCCCCACCTTTCCGGCATAGTAGAACCGCTTCTTATCATTCCTCCAGCGGTATACCTGTAAAATGTCCCTTTTTTTCTTTCAACTATACGCCTGTACTGTTTATCGTACCATGGCCTGTAAAGACCGCCCTGGGGATAATCGCGGTCAAGCCTCAGGTTCCAGCTGCATGGAAGACCCGGCTTGTAAGATTCCCCGGCATTCCAGCAGAAGATCCCCCTCACTGTATCTCCCGCGACTACTTCCCTTTCTTCGAGGACCAGTG
This genomic interval carries:
- a CDS encoding glycosyltransferase family 4 protein, with protein sequence MKILLAVPYSPYPVRRGFDRLMTNLVDGLIVDHEVVLVTMTFTEEERDSLRKQEKEHLKIASMIAPNKRSLAGRMIFKIRYAVRYMLKGIVPEVSYASPGKYIRLVADLARAEDPDLIISSYWHLYMLPVILPRFRHLLVTLDLDYLVAPSRLKFARGKRSGKRTPFRDRMRERTEKKAYDNFDMIMTVTEKDADILRKEYRGKKKQIETLPVSLDLKHFDRRGRIRVRDRILLTGTHLSDFNRDALRFFILDVLPIIRKKRPSAVLHVVGSVHPVDMESLKGENIEYCGYVSDLSSSLAEASVLVIPLRFGGGIRIRMLEAAAVGTPVVSTPTGVEGMGLVDGREYLEAGSPEDIAAAVLRLLDDDDLAGELGKNARVWMEKNYSDANYSERLKALFEKIIDKSEK
- a CDS encoding glycosyltransferase family 4 protein gives rise to the protein MIDRPEKIKVAFFCDAPYTGGAEKYIFLLASHLDPARFESHVIINNDEGLKRLRSWLEDSGIKVSSLGYTPPFSPGNARKLYRILRKYPADIFHINLPGSYDAGYGLAAPVARLAGVGKVVSTEHLPMFPAFTKGMLLKSITSRSIDRVITVSEDNRRHLERNHHIPSDKIEVIYNGIDRAVPDGETIKAIQDDIFEVTIIGALHKRKGHLVLFEAIAKLPRGVRLTVAGEGEMEKEYREYVESAGIGDRVEFIGHSDDIMGLLSRTDLLAVPSTLEATPYVIIEAMSLGVPVVASDIFGIPELVSDGETGLLVDEGDSGRLAESVERLMSDRELLERMSKRSLEVFKERFTIERSVSLTSRLYEALVRGKEKTQEMR
- a CDS encoding glycosyltransferase family 4 protein; translated protein: MKVCFFSPTAYSYFNPDADEWAGGAETQQVLLAKQMSLKGIDVSFIVGDHGQEEVEKFGNITVIRSFAPFSGNRKLRFLPDMMKIRRAMRLSGADIFNQRSTSFYTGQLCYFASSLGKQFTFSIGIDYNCYGDCDGNLSFPMTSMYRYGIRNAGAVIAQTQKQKDLLFENMRRESTLIRNGIEILDRVECPVNSGSEKTAEGRKEFLWVGSFRRRKRPELFLDLARAVPEADFTIIGGGGDDRDFYEMIAANAGSISNLNYPGFIEPEKIEEYYRRAYAYINTSVLEGFPNTYLHSWRRGVPTFTIEIDPDRIIEENGIGECTGSFERLVEAVRELSSDEPMRTRMCRRALEYVAREHDIKDKADEYISLFESLL